Sequence from the Cucurbita pepo subsp. pepo cultivar mu-cu-16 chromosome LG02, ASM280686v2, whole genome shotgun sequence genome:
TTACTCcgttctttttattttgtgggCTCGAGTTGACAATATTGTGGTATATATAGAAACGAGACAGtcgataaaaaaattatttttttgttggaaatattattatgttcGAGAGAAAAGTTTTAAACTTTGGTTGATATTATCGACGTTGTTGGTACTGAACCTCTTTATAATTACTCCGCAAAGTTCTCCCATGGTGGTGAGTTGAGATGACAAGATCTTGTGTGCCAAAGTGATGGATCAAAGGGTGGCCTTCAATGGGGTAAGAAGGAAGACATGTCCTTCAATGATCAATAAGGAAGCCTTTACGAGCAAGCCCACGGTCCCATAACTAAAAGACGCATATGTTTCGATAACAACGAGCTCGGAGGTGATATTTACTATAACAAGTCGAGAAAGATGTGTGAAAGAGTAgtttactaaaaaaatcaataactTGATCGTTGGAAGCGATCGTGTATATGAATAAGAATGCTAGCCAATGAAATAGTAGAAATGTTGTCACGTCGTAAGACAGAGGTGGCTGGTAAGAAAACTCGAAGATTACAAAGCAAATTTACAGTAGCAATAAAGTCAGACGTACTCTCCCACATCGACCTCGACAACAAACCctagatttgaattttattaaaaaaaaaaagcgacTCGAGCTTCATCGTAAAAGCGAGCTCAAATTGCTAAATTATTCCCAACCGTGTCATTTTCTCTCAATCTTAGGGCCGTTGGATCGAGTATCTGTTTAGACATCAGCTCGAAAGATGtattagaacatcaattatttaggaaattttaataaaaattataattttaaaaaataatttaataagaaaaaataataggaAAATTGCACATCGATTAATGGCATTTTAGTAAATACTTGGACGTCGCAGTGGCATTTATTGTAACCGGCAGGCGACTATGCTGTGGACCGACACTGCAAATTTTTTGGGCGGATGTATACGTATACTCATCGtcatgtaaataaatatatattattttaatcctGCCGTTAAATATAACGGCTAATTCAACACTTTATGGAACGTCTCTAGAAAACAGTTACCCGCGCTCTTACCGTTAAAAGCTTGACGGCGAGATTTCTGCTTTTTCACAATCATTGTTCTACAAAACCTCTCTCCACCCGTCCCTATTTGTCCCCCTAAGTCCCCCGCCGGAATTCCTCACCGAGCGCTTCCCGCCACCGTCATCTCCGCCGCCAGAACGCCTTAATTTCTCTCTTGAACTAACTTTTGTAACTATCTTTCCTTAGCAGACGTTTATACCTGCAACGAGAATAAGAAGAGCCAGTAGtggaaattgaagaagaagagaagaagaagaagaagaagaagacgatcTGCTTTCCGttaggttttgttttcttgcttTCGTATAGTGTAATGACGATGAGATTTGtagtttcgtttttttttttttttttttttgtctgttgCGNCTGAATTGTTGAAGCGAAGAtgaatgtgtgtgtgtgtgtgtgtgtgtatttagttttttcgatttttttgtgcttttgattttgttgacGGATATACGATTTTTGATGCTCTCTGTGAATGAGCTTCCTCCATTAATTCGGCtcatggaggaggaggaggtatTTTCGTTCTGCATGTTCCGTTGGAGTTTCCTAGGGTTTCAGAGAAGACTTGGAGTAGAAGCTTGATCGAGGCTAGTGGTGCGGGCTAGGAAAGTTTAGGTTGGAGGTAGAGTTTTACGTGTGAGCTTCATTAGGCTATCattatttgtaatataataataaatagttaaaGAGTGGGGGATTTCCATTGGTGAAGGTTTTACCGACACTGTGTGGGATTCCGCACTGTTCATCTAGCGTTGTGGATAATTATTGCCTAGTTATCGCGACTTCAGAGGTAGAGGGGTAGATTTTACCAGACTCAAtaagagagatagagagagagagagggagagagagcaACATGAGAGCTATCTTATTGAATTCAGATTTGAGACCGTTTTACGTAcgcttctctctttctctaatTTGAGCCCTAGTCTTTCTATAGTTTGATTTCATCTTTTCTCGTGTTGTGCTGCCGTTTCTCCCTGGATTTCtcgctgttttttttttttcctttcatgaTTTTGGAGTTTCGAGTACATTTGATGGATTGTATTATGGGTAATGTCTTGCAGGTTTGGagattttcatcttcaacttGGTTGCAGGCTCTGATGGTAACCACACTGTTGTTTGTTTGGGTTTCTCGTTCTATGGTGTATTAACGTCGGGAAATTTGGGGGGACTGAAGCAATTTTATGTGGTGTTAGTGATATTGTGGATATTGGAAAAATTAGGTGGATGGAACATAGTTATGGGTTTGAACAGCATGTTGCTCAACAAAGCCGGCGTGATAAGCTAAGAGTTCCGCAGAATTATTTGCGAGTAGTGGGGGAATTATCCAGTAACTCTGGCGAACAATTGGGTTTTCAGAACTCGGAGCATTCGGGGCTTGATCTGGATCTTGTTCGAattcaaagttttaataagAACGCGATTTTGCCTCATgatttgtcttcttttccGGCAGAgatgattaatttttcaaggGATTCCAACGTTTTATCGGACCAAAGGCACATAATGTTGCGTCAAGAGCCAGAAGACCCTGCTCAATGCAGTAGGCAAATTCTGGCAGATGCTTCGTTGGGTTCTTTTGCCAACTCTTTGTTGAAAGCCTCTGGCgaaattatgaataattcTTTGGGAGATTGGGTGGTGAACTGTGGAAGTAATTCTTTGGGAGGTGAAATGTTGAATGAGGAAGTAACGGATTCTACTGTATATTCACTGAAGCCAACTTGCATTGGATTCCAAACTTCAACCTCTTTTAACAATCCATCCAACGAAGCATTCATTCAGGATGGACAAAAGCGTGTAGCAGGAGAATTGCATTTGCCTCCAATTTACCAAAATAGTCTTCAGGGTGTTACTTCAGCCTCTATTGGAACTCAGGACATGGAAATGACATCCATCGTGCAGCATAATTTCACTGAAATTAACCAAACTGGTTCTTGTGAAGGCAGTGGAAATGAGCTTGCTCTTCTTCCTGTGTACAGGGATCAGCCAAATGTGTTGCCTTATGACAGTACTGGTTCTTGGACAGATAGAACTTTCTATAACTGCCGCAGCTGGACTGGCGAATTGGGTTCAATTGCAAGAAAAACTGGGCAAGAATTGAGAACTTTTATGAGTGATTCCAATCCACAAGGTCTATCTCTGTCGCTTTCTTCGAATCCGCCATCTAAATTACCCACCGCACAGTTCGAAGAATCAGAGGAATTACAGGAAAATATGACCGTGTTGAAAAATCCACAAGAATCCAAATCTGGCAAATCTGAGAGTTTTTGTAGATTACCAAACCCAACATCTATTGGCAATAAAAATCATGGGAAATCTCTTCAAGACGCGATGGGAGCTCCTATGAACACATATAGAAACACAGGGCCTCTTGGTCCCTTTACTGGTTATGCGACCATTTTAAAGAGTTCAAAATTCTTGAAGCCAGCCCAATTATTGTTGGACGAATTTTGTGGCTCGAATGGTCAAAAGTTTGTCCAACCATATGAAGTATTTGAGAAGACATCTGGGGAAGTTGGTCCCTCAGCGGTCCATAGTGCATTTAGAAACGAGGTTGTTAAAGAGAATAGTTCATGTGCTGAAGCCTCTACGTTCTGTGGTTCGAACGAGACAAATGTTAGTGGAGTTGGGAGCATCTCTTCTGAATCTCATCAACCAGAGTATCAGCAAAAGAAAGCGAAGCTTCTATATATCCTAGAGGAGGTTCGTTGCATTAGAACACTTGATTATAACTTGATCTATTTGTTCAGTTTTAGTTTTGATctaatgcattttttttagtttcttagtGCTCATATTATTTCTAAATGGCGAATGGCTGAAGCTGTTTTGCCATTGTTGGCGCGGTCTGAATGTATTGGCTAACATCTTCCTGTTATTTTCCACTCATATATTGATTCCTTAACTTAGTTAAATcaatagaaaattttccacTTTTTGTGTTCTAGACtgtaatataattttgtattactGCAACTTGCAAGTCAAGATTAGAGTTTTTAGATtgcttttttcctttttcacttCTAGTAACATCTACAATGTATTTTCCATCGTATTAAAAGGTTTGCAGAAGATACAAACAATATCATCAGCAAATGCAAATGGTAGTCTCATCCTTTGAATCAGTAGCTGGTCTTAGTTCTGCCACACCCTATATTTCCCTGGCGCTCAAGACAGTCTCTAGGCACTTCCGCTGTCTGAAGAACGCCATCTCAGAACAATTGAAGTATCTGAGGAAGGTATTAGGTGAGGATTTGCCATCCCCCTCCGCTGGGACAAGCGGCAGCAAAGGTGATGCAAATTCGGCTAGGTTGAAATACATGGAACAGAGCTTCCAAAAGCAAAAATCTGGCATGGTCAATATGGGATTCCTCGAATCCCAACATGTGTGGAGGCCGCAGAGAGGTCTTCCAGAACGTGCTGTGGCAATTCTTAGAGCCTGGCTCTTTGAGCATTTTCTTCACCCGTAAGTTTTCTCTTAGATTACTACTTCAGGGCTGACTTGAGAAGTTTCTTACTTCAAGTTATTTGATTACTTCTCtgcatcttcttttttttttccaggtaCCCCACAGACACAGATAAGCACATGTTAGCCACTCAAACAGGCCTGTCTCGTAATCAGGTAGGGTCAACTCTTGGTTATCACTTGTTAGTACTTTATCAATTATCGATTTCTTATCTAATCAATAATTATTCGTGGGGCTATaactctttattttcattattagaCTTCTTTTTGGTGGAAGGTGGTGTTTAATTAAGTTGTTAGTATAGTTTGTTTTGCTATTTTGCTTCCTTCTGCTTGCTCTGTGGCATTAAGTAGGATGCCGTGGCCCTTCCTCAAATTATTGGTATATGAGATCAAATTTTGCAGCTTTTCACCTTGCAATTATCGTTTAAATACAAGTATTGCTTGATTTATCACATATTGTCATGGTGTTGATTGGATGATGATTACAATGTGACCACATAATTCAGGTGTCAAATTGGTTCATAAATGCTCGAGTGCGAGTGTGGAAGCCAATGGTTGAAGAGATACACATGCTGGAAACTAAGGGCATGGCCGAAATGAACAACAAAAGCCATGGTACGAAAGATGGTAGTTCTACAATAGAAAACACAGCCGGTTGGATCAGTAGTGAACAACAGCCTCTAAAAAACCATGGTGTTGTAAATGAAATTGCCAGTCATCATCTGCAGTGCTTGGGGGTGGATTCCTCAAGTGGCGATAGAAATGGAGTAGGCAGTAGCAACCAACAGTGTGATCAAGACAAACAATCCAAATTGGACCAAGGGATTCAGTCCAACATGGAAGGGGAATTGATGGGGTTCATGCCATATCGAGCCAGTCCGGCTGAGGTTGGAGGACTTGGATCTGTCTCTCTAACATTAGGACTTCGCCACCGAGTTGAGAGTGCCCACCATCAACAGCAGCATCACCAATTGCAGCAACAAGATGACCAACTAATACGCCACTATGGAGGCCAAATGATCCATGATTTTGTGGGGTAATTTGGCTCAccaatttcttttaatgataaaagCTCAGGACCAAGCATTGGCAAAGAATTGGTTGATGATGCCATCGTTTAACATATTTCTGTTCCATTATTACTAACAAATCAGCCCACAAAACTCCATTGGTttcaaaaatggaaatttgggATAGACATTATCTATCACTGTGGTTTGATGGGGGACATGTATGAATTCTACATATTTGGTTGAATGCTGGAAAAGTGTAACTTTAGAAAAGTTGGATTCTTAAATGAAACTTTACTTCGTTAAGTATATAGTATTGAAATTAGAAGGATCGACATTCGAAGAagaattattagtattttatcTATCGAGTtatctttctttctaaatGAAATTGGAACTAGAATCACGAGCACATGATCGATGGTTCAGAAAGCAGGGACAGACCAGAGTCCATAGCCAGCTCTCCATATTACAGGTATCTATTTCACAATCTTTATgactattattgatgattgTGTTTGTGTGAAACCCAACAGATAGAAAGCTACAGCAGAAGTTGATTTTGAAAGAACAATGCAGCACCGTTTCCAAAGGGACGTCCTACCACAATCAGAGGCCATTGCTGATGACTTCCGCAGCTCTAATTGAATATATTCTCTCCAGCGTTCTGTAAGTCTCTACTTTGTACATTCCATCTTTTCCAATGCTACTGCCTGTGCCTGCCTGTCTCTTCGCTGCATGATTGACACAGAAAACTGAAGGGTTGAGCAACCCTATGTGTCTTGAGAATAATTTTTGTACTTTCAACTGTTTCTGGATTTTACTGCCCATTATAACTACTGtttcttttgatttattttctttcttttggaatttattgtttgttttagccATGGTGAGTCAGTGACTGTTAAGTACAACTACAACTTCTGAATTTTGTTAAAGtaagtcttttcttttcaatgattttatttaaattgatcATGTTGCTCCATAGTTTTtccattaatgaaaatttgggctttcttttcttttgtttgtttatttatttaaataaagcCTTTAGGAATTGGATGTTACACATATTATGCTGATCTAAGTATATGATGCTTTGTGTTGAAAAAAAGTTCTTTCTTCTTACTTGGGATATTCATTCATATCTTTGAATCCCAAAAAAGGAGCTTAATTCATTGGGAAACTTGAATGAAATACACAGGAGTTTGACGTAAAGTGAAATGTAACTGAGCAAAACAacaactaaaaacaaaaactttagaacaaaaataaaactccTATGCTTGCTTTGCTTTTCATGTATCTAACTTGATTCAACATTTTAAGAATCTtatacttttcttcttttggatCTAGTGGCACGTGACCTTTGAGAGGCTAACTCCAACTTCACGTCGAGGCTGAGAGGTTAGATTTGATTAGTTCGATTTGATTATAGAACTAAAGAAATTtgttattcaaaatattttttcgaAAAAGTGGTTTGATGTTATACGTATGGTCAACAACTAAAGCCATATATCCAATGAGTTTATAACCACCTTTGTAATGGTGACATTAAATAGATTGTAATTTTGGACAAAAGCAAAGGTAGGCAAAAGGGGTTACCAATTAGCTGCTAATGTGGCCTTTCCTTTCCCTATTCACAATGCATGTTGATATCACAACACATTATACATTATACCTTAAATTTATTCATTCACAAATAATCATTAAAAGATCCCACTTGTTCTTCAAACCTTTCATCAATCATATCACCCATTTTTTGTCCAATTATATTGCTTCCTCATGTGTGTGGTTTCTTACTACAAATCTACCAATCTAAGCTTTAAAAGgtcatttttatttgcttttctaTGAATCAGTTTCAACTTTAAACCATTTCTTTGCCAACCGTTGAAAGCCTCCTTGTCCTTGCTTGCGATTTTGTTTCTTCGTTTCTCATTTGTCGTTTGCTATTCGTGTTTTGATAATTCAAGAGGTCATCAAACATAGAATTACTATGAAGTTGTTATGATTGAGTCATCGACAAGAAAAATCACATTGTTAGTATATgtaataactttcaattcttttaagtattttttagtCATTCCATTCTCAGAATCACTCTCATTCGAATGTGGTcttagttcattcatgtaacTTTTGGATGTTacgtgataaaaaaaaataaaaaaaggcaTATTTGTTCCGGCAATTCTAGTGTAAATGAGAACGGTTTGTGATAAACAAAATCCAAACACACTAAATTACTTACAAAATCTCTCATACAAATATCACAATCAAACTCGTATCCAACAAAAAACATGCAAAACTCGACCAAAACGCATAAAAATACACCAAAACCAAACCTTTAGCATACATCCCATGAGGCATTCTAGGCCAAGGATGTTTTGTTTCAAACACattacaaaaaacaaaaaagagttAAACCAAAGAGCCAAGAAGGGTTTTAGCCACCTCCATTATCACTCCCACCATAGTTATTGAAAGCATCTCTTGGGATAAAATGATGGTTCTTCCGACCACTTTGATCTGGATAACGACCAACATGGCCAGCCTTGCCATCTTCATTCAGCCGCCATTTTAGTTGCTTTGCATCAGCTGCAGGCAAGCAAGAGGAGCTCAAAACAAGCAAAACCCCAATAGCAAACCCAATCACCAACACGTTTCTTCTCATATTTTTCACAAAACCTTTGGCTTTGAAGCTCTGTGTTGCTTCAAAAATGGAATTGAAAAGACATTTTGTGAAGGTTTTGGGGTTATGGAAGGGGAGATGAATGGACTAAGTATTTGAAGAAgagggttttagggttttgtgagtTGAGATTATGGAAATGGGGTTGCCACCAACTTAGACAAAACTAAGTGGCTTCCCCATATTGCTTTAAAAAGTTGTCTTTTCAATTCCATTTTAATGATGGAGTTCATGGAAATTATTTTCTCCTTTGGAGGATAAATAGGAAATTTCCactatataaatttaatatcatgtATTCATCTTTTTAAATAGGAGAATTCCACTAAtaagtttaatatatattattaattataaatataatataagataAATTAGGTTTTTGTTTAGGTTAAGTCCCGACATTCCCCTTAATCTTCTGTGACATGGTCACTTTACTCATTTCTCGCATttaaagagtgaaaactatctccacaaaccaacacgagttctttcagtatgttttgttttcacttaTATATATCCCAGAAAAATTTCTTGGAGATCACCCCCGTAGAATTACTCCCAATAATACACGTTTAACTATGaaatttctatgattgagccaccgaaaagaaaagtgcaCTTTGTTGGCATAGGTagtgattttcaattttttaagattcttTTTTAACCATACCATCCTCAAGATCGCTCTCCTTCGAATGTGGtgtcggttcattcatgtatctctCTTTTACTCAAGTGTCGCATTATAAGTCTATTACAACAATTAATCAATTCTCGACATAAGCATGCCACGAATTGCTAAGACATAAGTCATCGACTAAGAGGTCTCCGAACAAATACCTAACAACTCAAATGAATTGCTAttctaattataaattttagctTAAAGTAGATCTCATTTGTCAAATAATATACTAGTGGTATGTCATTGTTAATGATGTAATAATATAGTTATTAATCACTTATAAAAGCTAAAGACTTTGAACATGTAAATAACTCAAAGAACAAAGACAAATTAAACATTAGGAAGTCCCTCAGATATCAACCAATGCACCCAAACAAGTTCAAAGCTATGTTTTGAATACAAAATGCAACTATGAAAAACGAATATTCgtgttcaaatatattttctaattcgAGGAAATTTGTGTAACTtatgcaatcatgaatattTAAGAATTTGATTGAATGTGGTTGACACGTAGTATGATATCATAACGAGcataaatatagtttaatcGTAATTATAATtgacatttattatttttatttttcttgagatTGAATGTTTGAAATTCTTATAATTACATTTGTTGtactataaaatataatagttAATGTAATTGATAGGGgtgagttgagttgagtcgAGTCGAGTCGTGACATTTTTTAGGTCCAACCCAAACGACTTTTCTAATATAATAAactgtaacaacccagatccaccgcgagcagatattgttctctttaggattttcctttcgggcttcccctcaaagcttcaAAACGCGTCGGCTTACTCgcctttataaagggtgttttattctcttccccaactactgtgggacatcacataaaCCTAACCCAATTCAtcaaccataatttttttttggtgggttGTTTCGagttgttttaaataaatttatgtataTACAATTGTAtcctaagaaaaaaatgtatttttaagcttaacaataaattcgatgcgaaattctattcccgaaaattataaatacttATTTTCGTCAATCTTTGGTTGTGTGCACGTTCATATCCAATTTTtaggagagaaaaaatgaacGATTATCTTGTTCCATCAATCTCTCATTAAGATCTAATCGAACCCCAAATACGAGAGAGCTCGAAGAACGAAAAGAATAGAGATATAAAGTAATGTATAGCCTATAAAACAACTCTATAAACCATAACGTAAATACACATGGTGTGCATGCATCCTTCATTATTAAcctacaaatatatattacatacCAAACATCCTCGTTAGATACCATCTTTCTAAGCCAACCCTAGCCAGCCAGAAAAATGGGTATTAAACTTATacaaaacatgaacaaaaCATACATGCATAAacaaacatatacatatacatatatatatatatatatatatatatattgagaaAAGAAGCACTATTCCCTTGTCTCCTTTCTGTTGCTCCAACAATTATAGTCACTTCTATAGCATCCATGGTGATTGTATTCATTAGTTTCATAGTGCTTTTTGGGTTCCAAGTTTTGGTGATCATCCCTTTGTTGTTGCAACTTCAAGTGCCTTCCATCAGCAACAAACAAAGTGTTGATAATCATGAACAACATCACTACGCCAACCGCTACACGtctcatcttcatcttctcagCTGCAAAAAAGAATCACACAAAGTTTAAAGCTTTATGGGTTTTGCATGAATTGTAATCAAAAGAAGGGGAAAACAATGaataatttactattttgaAGGATGCCTTTGAGAGTGAATGTTTGTGTTGATGAAGGAAGGAGTGTTTGTATTGCTTTATATGAGTTGTTTTTAGTGGCAAAGGTTAAGTGGGTCGGCCACAAATCTTAGGAGTtgtcttttgaaattgatttgaatgattgagttgagaaaattttgtgtttttcatCTGTGTGTTCATAGTTGAGTTCCTGTGAAATTACCCATCCCGGAAATTCTACATTGTTGTTTTGATCTTTGTTCATCACAATTGGGTTTAAATGGGAGACCATAGATTTAGAATTTGtcttttgtaacgacccagatccaccgctagcagatattgtctctttgggctttccctttcgggcttctcctcaaagcTGTAAAACGCGTGtgaggaaggtttccataccccttataaatggtgtattgttctcctccccaaccaatgtgggaggtcacaatccatccctctttggggcccagcgtccttactggcacactgcctcgtgtctacccccttcagggaacagcgagaaggctggcacatcgtctggtgtctagctctgctaccatttgtaacggctcagatccaccgctaatagatattgtcctcattggactttccctcaaggctttaaaacgcgtatgctagaggaaggttccatgcccttataaatggtattttgttctcctcccaaaccaATGTGGGAGGTCACACTCCACtcctcttgggggccagcgtccttactggcacatcgcctcgtgtctaccccccttcggagaacagcGAAAagggtgtctagctctgataccatttgtaacggcccagatccaccgtcagtagatattgttctctttgggctttcactcaaggcttttaaaacgcgtctagaggaaggtttccacactcttataaatggtgttttgttctcctccccaaccaaggtgggacatcacatttgTGCATTGTGATTCCAACATTCCTGGTAGGAACTAGGAAGATGTTCCATGATTACTGTGACATCTGAGTAAATGAGGAGTACATGAATAAACAGATATCACATTTGGATGAGAGTGATTAGAGAATAGGATGGTtaagaaagacaaaaaaaaaaaaaaaaaaaattgaaagccACTACCTATATCAACAAGGTGCACTTTCCTTTTCCGTGGCTTAATCATGAGAATTCTATAGTTAAGCGTGTTTTGCTCAaagtaattttatgttgggcGACCTCCTGGAAATTTTTCTAAGACTTGTGTTATGCTAGCAATgagcatttttctttttgagtgACTCAATTACAcgaacttcaaaattaagtgTGCTTAGTTTGAGCACTAATCTCGTAGAGGGATAAGTCGAGCAAATTAACTTCCAAATATCAAAACCCGATAACTTGcgataaacaaaaaaagacaTATGATCACTCAAATACAAGAAAGAAACACGGTTTTCCTCTCAAAATAACACGATGTTACACCAATGAACTCACTTACTGAATCGAATCGAGGTAAGTGATAAACAAGTGACAACAATTTGAACACTTACTAATCCTATGAAAAGAATGGTATAAATGTAGGGGGTAATGTCGTGATTAAAGTGAAAGGATGTCGGAGGTGCGTCCAACATGGTTGTCGTGCATCATCGTTGGCTACAATGATAGGCGCTATTAAGAGAGGGAAGCAAACGTGGGGTGCCAAATCATTATTGGTCACCCAATTAACTCTAATGGATTTGATATCAATGCCACTATAAATAGGGAAATTCAGGtacaaaccctaaaccctaaaccaccTCTCCTTTCCTCATCAGGTTTTGCTCTCTAATGCCATGTGTTGGGACAAAAATAATACACCAAGGGTCGAGTAAACACGGGAGATGATAAGATTCCTCGAACTCGAGTTACAATCTAATCCTACAAAACTTTATATCTGTTAGGACCCGCACATCATGATATAAATTGTAACGATCCATGTCCAGGAGTTGGAATTTGGATTCAGCACTTgatcacgttacttactctttacttcttaagagtgaagactattctCACCGACCAACATGAGTCATTCCAGCATActttgttctcactcacatgcattctAGGAAAATTCATCGggaggtcacccaacatagaattgcttcaAATATAGCACGTTTAACCATGAAActcttatgattgagctaccGAAAAGAACAGTATAACTTGTCGAGGTTTATCGAGTCCTTTATCGTTcataaaagttatttaaattGAGTCGTTACTCATGTTGTGATGACACTTTCTCAGATAATCTTTTTAGCATTGAAAAGTGTAGAGTCGATATCTCATCCATAAGAGTCGATGAAAAGAGGATGCTTCTTTTTCCAAAGTTGAAGACACGTCTAGCTGGTTAgtggtttttgaaatttgctCAAGTTGACATATTGGTTGACTTCATAAAGtcttaaaaaagaacaacttTGATCAATTGCTTTCAAGATGATATGTCCtaagatataatatcataGCCTACGATATTGACA
This genomic interval carries:
- the LOC111788522 gene encoding BEL1-like homeodomain protein 1, with protein sequence MEHSYGFEQHVAQQSRRDKLRVPQNYLRVVGELSSNSGEQLGFQNSEHSGLDLDLVRIQSFNKNAILPHDLSSFPAEMINFSRDSNVLSDQRHIMLRQEPEDPAQCSRQILADASLGSFANSLLKASGEIMNNSLGDWVVNCGSNSLGGEMLNEEVTDSTVYSLKPTCIGFQTSTSFNNPSNEAFIQDGQKRVAGELHLPPIYQNSLQGVTSASIGTQDMEMTSIVQHNFTEINQTGSCEGSGNELALLPVYRDQPNVLPYDSTGSWTDRTFYNCRSWTGELGSIARKTGQELRTFMSDSNPQGLSLSLSSNPPSKLPTAQFEESEELQENMTVLKNPQESKSGKSESFCRLPNPTSIGNKNHGKSLQDAMGAPMNTYRNTGPLGPFTGYATILKSSKFLKPAQLLLDEFCGSNGQKFVQPYEVFEKTSGEVGPSAVHSAFRNEVVKENSSCAEASTFCGSNETNVSGVGSISSESHQPEYQQKKAKLLYILEEVCRRYKQYHQQMQMVVSSFESVAGLSSATPYISLALKTVSRHFRCLKNAISEQLKYLRKVLGEDLPSPSAGTSGSKGDANSARLKYMEQSFQKQKSGMVNMGFLESQHVWRPQRGLPERAVAILRAWLFEHFLHPYPTDTDKHMLATQTGLSRNQVSNWFINARVRVWKPMVEEIHMLETKGMAEMNNKSHGTKDGSSTIENTAGWISSEQQPLKNHGVVNEIASHHLQCLGVDSSSGDRNGVGSSNQQCDQDKQSKLDQGIQSNMEGELMGFMPYRASPAEVGGLGSVSLTLGLRHRVESAHHQQQHHQLQQQDDQLIRHYGGQMIHDFVG